The Methylotenera sp. G11 genome includes a window with the following:
- a CDS encoding Gfo/Idh/MocA family protein, which produces MTDKKLKWGILGAARVNERLLPAIIESPNAQLVAIASRREGAARATLEKYAPQGFDLGSVQCYDSLLALIENPEVEAVYCPMANNEHVTWAIHAINAGKHVLIEKPMALTVDDVEAIEAAAMNNKVKVMEGFMYRFHPQHARVQEIVASGLIGDVLSVRASYSFLMRPARMYRIANGVESGGGAMWDIGPYAIHSLRWCFGLGNAAQGYKPLEPVSVVAHAKFNEVGADIVTSGVLDFGPDKEGRARFGHFDISFERSRKSEYEIIGTKGWVKCHAAWVFQNDVPVISWALEDGKYAEERFAPSNHFNLEIGHFSDCVLNDRPPYLTFEDAKANCRAIELALQSALTGRVVAF; this is translated from the coding sequence ATGACCGATAAGAAATTAAAGTGGGGGATTTTAGGCGCTGCCCGTGTTAACGAGCGCTTGCTGCCGGCCATTATCGAATCCCCCAATGCGCAGCTGGTGGCGATCGCAAGTCGTCGTGAGGGTGCAGCCAGGGCGACATTGGAGAAATATGCACCACAGGGCTTTGATCTTGGCAGTGTGCAATGTTATGACAGCCTGCTTGCCCTGATCGAGAATCCCGAGGTGGAGGCGGTTTACTGCCCGATGGCGAATAACGAGCATGTGACCTGGGCGATCCACGCAATCAACGCCGGCAAGCATGTGCTGATTGAAAAGCCGATGGCGCTGACGGTCGACGATGTTGAAGCGATCGAAGCCGCAGCCATGAATAACAAAGTGAAGGTGATGGAAGGATTCATGTACCGATTCCATCCGCAGCATGCACGTGTGCAGGAAATCGTAGCTTCAGGCTTGATCGGCGATGTGCTTTCCGTGCGCGCCAGTTATTCATTTCTAATGCGTCCGGCGCGCATGTATCGTATTGCCAATGGTGTCGAGTCCGGCGGTGGTGCGATGTGGGATATCGGGCCTTATGCGATCCATTCATTGCGCTGGTGCTTTGGCCTGGGCAATGCGGCACAGGGTTACAAGCCGCTGGAGCCGGTGTCTGTGGTCGCGCATGCCAAGTTCAATGAAGTCGGCGCGGATATCGTGACCAGCGGCGTTCTGGATTTTGGGCCGGATAAAGAAGGCCGTGCCCGTTTCGGGCATTTTGATATCAGCTTTGAGCGCTCGCGTAAATCCGAGTATGAAATCATCGGCACCAAAGGCTGGGTGAAGTGCCATGCCGCCTGGGTGTTCCAGAATGATGTGCCGGTGATCTCATGGGCGCTGGAAGACGGCAAGTATGCTGAAGAGCGCTTTGCGCCCAGCAACCATTTCAATCTGGAAATCGGGCATTTCAGTGACTGTGTGCTGAATGACAGGCCGCCATATCTGACATTTGAAGATGCAAAGGCGAATTGCCGCGCAATCGAGCTGGCGCTGCAGTCTGCCTTGACCGGGCGAGTGGTGGCGTTTTAA
- a CDS encoding thioredoxin family protein produces MVSLNPPVCNFGQPAVDFDLPGVDGKRYTLANSAGENGLLVMFICNHCPYVKTIKTRLVADCRELLKYGINTIAIQSNDTKNYPEDSFERMREEAAQFDFSFPYVLDETQEVAKAYGAVCTPDFFGFNKNLELQYRGRFDAAGRGEPPADNPRDLFNAMKLIAATGSGPKEQVASIGCSIKWFAE; encoded by the coding sequence ATGGTCAGCTTGAACCCCCCGGTATGTAATTTTGGTCAGCCTGCCGTAGATTTTGATCTGCCTGGCGTCGACGGCAAGCGTTACACGCTTGCCAATAGCGCCGGCGAGAATGGTTTGCTGGTGATGTTCATCTGCAATCACTGTCCGTATGTCAAAACGATTAAAACGCGTTTGGTGGCGGATTGCCGAGAGTTGCTGAAATACGGCATCAATACGATTGCCATCCAGAGTAACGATACGAAAAATTACCCGGAAGATTCTTTCGAGCGTATGCGCGAAGAAGCTGCGCAGTTTGATTTTTCATTTCCTTACGTGCTGGATGAGACGCAGGAAGTGGCAAAGGCTTACGGCGCGGTTTGCACCCCGGATTTCTTCGGCTTTAACAAAAATCTTGAATTGCAGTATCGCGGCCGCTTTGATGCGGCCGGCCGCGGTGAGCCGCCGGCGGATAATCCGCGAGACCTGTTTAATGCGATGAAGTTGATTGCCGCGACCGGCAGCGGGCCCAAGGAGCAGGTGGCAAGTATCGGCTGCAGCATCAAGTGGTTTGCGGAATAA
- a CDS encoding 16S rRNA (uracil(1498)-N(3))-methyltransferase — MANLRFFTDSPLALHADIQLSENAAAHATRALRLNAGDSAIVFNGDGFDYECTLTSVKKNAVTATITDARKISNESPLNITLLQGISSGDRMDFTIQKAVELGVKQIQPINSQRSVVKLTHDRAEKRVEHWQNIAISACEQSGRAFVPKVLAPITLDKWLSQNPQSGNTRILLNPVGAKRLAEMSKPAAEIQLLIGAEGGLSSAEITLAASQGFQSIVLGPRILRTETAALTAISVMQGLWGDF; from the coding sequence ATGGCCAACCTGCGCTTTTTTACCGATTCACCGCTCGCACTGCATGCAGACATCCAGCTTTCGGAAAATGCGGCTGCACACGCCACCCGCGCACTGCGCCTGAATGCTGGCGACAGCGCCATTGTTTTTAACGGTGATGGCTTTGATTATGAATGCACCCTGACTTCAGTCAAAAAGAATGCGGTGACAGCCACCATCACCGACGCAAGAAAAATCAGCAACGAATCGCCACTCAACATCACACTGCTGCAAGGCATTTCCAGCGGCGACCGCATGGATTTTACCATCCAGAAAGCCGTCGAACTTGGCGTAAAACAGATTCAGCCCATCAACAGCCAGCGCAGCGTGGTGAAACTGACGCACGACCGCGCCGAAAAACGCGTCGAACACTGGCAAAACATTGCCATATCGGCATGTGAGCAATCGGGACGCGCTTTCGTGCCTAAAGTACTGGCGCCCATCACGCTGGATAAATGGCTAAGCCAAAATCCACAAAGCGGCAACACACGCATTTTACTCAATCCGGTGGGGGCAAAACGGCTGGCAGAAATGTCCAAACCAGCAGCCGAGATTCAATTACTCATCGGGGCTGAAGGCGGTTTGAGCTCGGCCGAAATAACGCTGGCCGCCTCACAGGGCTTTCAGTCTATCGTGCTGGGGCCAAGAATACTACGCACCGAAACTGCGGCTTTAACGGCAATATCGGTGATGCAGGGGCTATGGGGAGATTTTTAG